The Spirosoma foliorum genome has a window encoding:
- a CDS encoding AI-2E family transporter, with product MNQLPLTVKRSIELLGLCLLGALLLVGKAVIMPLIMAFFISIILLPVYRFLKKSRLPDSIAILLAILLMMVSGLVIMGFFSIQIRALLADFPQIKKTLLMHLRELSEFLVQKTHYSIQQQLDFFHEQNAKLLNATGDLLRQVAGSLSSVFVLLGLMPIYVFLLLFYKNLLIRFVFLWFSTKHHDRVEEALRETELIIKSYLIGLLIQIAFIIILLGGTLQLLGIPHALLIGIILAFLNLIPYVGIVMGTLIGLFIILASSQEWLPIIELLVVVAVVHFLDQNILRPRVLGSKVKINALTSIIGVVIGGHMAGILGMFLSLPIIAILKVIFDRTDMFAQWGVLFGDDNPVHSPMHKLGLRIRKK from the coding sequence GTGAATCAACTACCTTTAACGGTTAAGCGGTCTATTGAATTATTGGGCTTATGCCTGCTCGGGGCCTTACTGCTGGTTGGCAAAGCCGTTATTATGCCGCTAATTATGGCCTTTTTTATCAGCATCATTTTGTTGCCGGTTTACCGATTCCTTAAAAAGAGCCGCCTTCCCGATTCAATAGCTATTCTACTGGCCATTTTGCTCATGATGGTATCTGGTCTGGTGATTATGGGGTTTTTCTCGATCCAGATTCGCGCGCTACTCGCCGATTTTCCACAGATCAAGAAAACACTTCTGATGCACTTGCGCGAGCTAAGCGAGTTTCTGGTTCAGAAAACGCATTATTCCATCCAGCAGCAACTTGATTTTTTTCACGAGCAAAATGCCAAACTGCTCAACGCAACGGGCGATTTGTTGCGGCAGGTGGCTGGGTCTTTATCGTCGGTTTTTGTGTTGCTGGGGCTGATGCCTATTTACGTGTTTCTGCTGCTGTTTTACAAAAATCTGCTTATTCGCTTTGTGTTTTTATGGTTCTCGACCAAACACCATGACCGGGTCGAAGAAGCACTACGAGAAACCGAATTGATCATCAAAAGCTACCTGATTGGCTTACTGATTCAGATTGCTTTCATCATTATTCTGCTGGGAGGCACACTCCAACTGTTGGGAATACCGCACGCCCTGTTAATTGGCATTATTCTGGCCTTTCTGAATCTGATTCCCTACGTTGGTATTGTGATGGGAACGCTGATTGGTCTGTTTATTATTCTGGCTTCCTCGCAGGAGTGGTTACCAATTATTGAACTGCTTGTGGTGGTGGCCGTCGTTCATTTTCTGGATCAGAATATCCTGCGTCCTCGTGTGCTTGGTTCTAAAGTAAAAATCAATGCCTTAACCAGCATCATTGGGGTTGTGATTGGCGGACATATGGCGGGCATATTAGGTATGTTTTTATCATTGCCCATCATTGCGATTCTGAAAGTGATTTTTGACCGGACAGACATGTTTGCGCAATGGGGTGTTTTGTTTGGCGATGACAATCCGGTGCATAGCCCCATGCATAAATTAGGCTTGCGAATCAGGAAGAAATAG
- a CDS encoding DinB family protein: MKDHLIQLLNYELWANLRVISALEKIQNPPARALAVMGHILSAQHVWLGRITKESVFVSIWEDIPVSWMAETAERQHRQLTSYLEGLPELDLAKPIAYANSQGVDYQNTVTEILTHTSHHAAYHRGQVVQLIRPMVNEAPVTDYIVWKREAFN, encoded by the coding sequence ATGAAAGACCATCTGATTCAATTACTGAACTACGAACTCTGGGCTAATCTGCGAGTAATCAGCGCCCTCGAAAAAATTCAAAACCCACCCGCACGCGCCCTTGCCGTTATGGGTCATATTCTATCGGCCCAGCACGTCTGGCTGGGCCGCATCACGAAGGAGTCGGTTTTTGTCTCTATCTGGGAGGACATTCCGGTTAGCTGGATGGCTGAAACAGCCGAACGCCAACATAGGCAGTTAACAAGTTATCTCGAAGGATTACCGGAACTGGATTTAGCGAAACCCATTGCCTATGCTAACTCACAAGGCGTTGACTATCAAAATACAGTGACGGAGATTTTGACGCACACGAGTCACCACGCGGCCTATCACCGAGGACAGGTTGTCCAGCTAATCCGCCCTATGGTCAACGAAGCGCCGGTAACCGATTACATCGTCTGGAAGCGGGAAGCTTTTAATTAA
- a CDS encoding glycoside hydrolase family 3 N-terminal domain-containing protein, whose translation MPICRSLLVGLLSVLLSIPALAQTTSPTFLTLNARQSCWVDSVFTNMTPDERIAQLIMVAGYSNRKPGYEDSLVTLVQKNKLGGVVMFQGGPMRQARLTNRLQANSKVPLLIAMDAEWGIAMRLDSTVRYPYQMTLGAMQGAGSDSLIYQMGAHLAKQARRLGMHVNFAPSVDVNNNPNNPVINFRSFGENKYDVARKALAYMRGMQDNQLLTSLKHFPGHGDTGTDSHYDLPLITKSRAQLDSLELYPFKQLINAGAAGVMIAHLSIPALDTTRNRPSTLSPAIVTNLLKNELGFQGLVFSDAMNMKGVTKYFPSGRADELGLEAGMDVLEFTEDVPAALSLIKQAVADGRMSQASLDARCLKVLKAKAWVGLDQYKPIVLENLVSDLNPVQDELLNRKLTEASLTVLKNERNLLPLQRLDTLRIASVAIESDKVTAFQEMAGNYTLIRHFNITSKTPDSTLAQVRDSLKNYNLILVDVHLNNIRPAVKYGLQSKTAGLLGELVATGKAVVTVFGNVYALDKLTFPMDTAQPSRNIEQARAIVMPYQLTTYTEELSAQLIFGAIGASGKLPVTVNQRFRIGDGINIQPIGRLKYTIPEEVGIDSRYLAQQVDSLVNVGLSQKAFPGCVVQMARNGKVIFRKAYGKHTYDASLGAEPLPVQLDDLYDMASVTKVSTSTPALMRLVDEGKFNLDGKMADYLPSFKKSNKADLVWRDVLTHQARLKAWIPFWMDTKNPDGTWKPKTFKAEESGRYPIEVTDSLYEFKRYPKTIFQQIRDSPLNAKKEYVYSDLSFILYPQIVKRITGVDFEDYIKTTFYKPLGATTLTFLPRRYYSLQRIVPTEYDSLFRKTLIWGRVHDEGAAMLNGLSGHAGLFGSANDLMKVYEMYRQKGSYGGQQFISQKTMAEFTRYQFPELGNRRGLGFDKPSFTYTGNAPKSATKASFGHSGFTGTFVWVEPDPAYNLTYVFLCNRVYPTRNNPKLGNLNTRTNIVEALYQATKRGLQ comes from the coding sequence ATGCCCATTTGTCGGTCTCTTCTTGTTGGTTTATTAAGCGTTTTATTGTCCATACCGGCTTTGGCGCAAACGACATCGCCCACTTTTCTTACACTTAATGCGCGCCAGAGCTGCTGGGTCGATTCGGTATTTACCAATATGACGCCCGACGAGCGAATTGCCCAGTTGATTATGGTAGCGGGCTATTCAAATCGGAAACCCGGTTACGAAGACTCGCTCGTGACCCTCGTCCAGAAAAACAAACTGGGTGGTGTCGTTATGTTTCAGGGTGGACCTATGCGTCAGGCTCGCTTAACCAATCGGCTGCAAGCCAACTCGAAAGTCCCGCTCCTGATTGCAATGGATGCCGAATGGGGCATTGCCATGCGGCTGGACAGTACGGTTCGCTATCCGTACCAAATGACACTTGGAGCGATGCAGGGCGCGGGTTCTGATTCGCTGATTTATCAGATGGGCGCTCATTTGGCAAAGCAGGCGCGCCGATTGGGTATGCACGTCAACTTTGCCCCATCGGTAGATGTCAACAATAACCCGAACAACCCCGTCATTAACTTCCGGTCGTTCGGGGAAAATAAATACGATGTGGCCCGTAAAGCACTCGCGTATATGCGTGGTATGCAGGACAATCAGTTGTTAACCAGCCTCAAACACTTTCCAGGGCATGGCGATACGGGTACCGATTCGCATTACGACCTGCCCCTAATTACCAAAAGCCGCGCTCAACTCGACTCTCTTGAGTTGTATCCGTTCAAGCAATTGATCAATGCGGGCGCTGCCGGGGTGATGATTGCCCATTTGAGTATTCCTGCGCTCGACACAACCCGGAATCGTCCCTCTACACTTTCACCAGCCATCGTTACCAACCTGCTCAAAAATGAATTGGGTTTTCAGGGATTGGTCTTTTCCGACGCCATGAATATGAAAGGCGTAACAAAATATTTTCCATCGGGCCGGGCCGACGAACTGGGGTTGGAAGCAGGTATGGACGTTTTAGAGTTTACCGAAGATGTTCCGGCTGCTCTTTCGTTAATCAAACAGGCTGTAGCCGATGGCCGGATGTCGCAGGCTTCGCTCGATGCCCGTTGCCTGAAAGTCCTGAAAGCCAAAGCCTGGGTCGGGCTGGATCAGTACAAACCTATTGTTCTGGAGAATCTGGTGAGCGATCTTAATCCGGTTCAGGATGAACTACTCAATCGTAAACTCACCGAAGCCAGTCTGACCGTCCTCAAAAACGAGCGGAATCTGTTGCCGCTCCAACGGCTGGATACGCTTCGAATCGCATCGGTAGCAATTGAAAGCGATAAAGTCACAGCGTTCCAGGAAATGGCGGGCAACTATACCCTGATTCGCCATTTTAACATAACCTCTAAAACACCGGATTCGACGCTGGCACAGGTACGGGATTCGCTCAAAAACTACAATCTGATTCTGGTCGATGTTCATTTGAACAATATCCGTCCGGCAGTCAAATATGGTCTGCAAAGTAAAACGGCTGGCTTACTTGGCGAATTGGTCGCCACCGGAAAGGCGGTTGTTACGGTATTCGGAAATGTTTACGCACTGGATAAATTGACCTTCCCGATGGACACCGCTCAACCAAGCCGGAACATCGAACAGGCGCGGGCCATTGTGATGCCTTATCAGCTAACTACGTATACCGAAGAGTTGTCGGCCCAGTTGATTTTTGGGGCCATTGGGGCATCAGGTAAATTACCCGTAACGGTTAACCAACGCTTCCGAATCGGCGATGGCATCAACATTCAACCCATCGGGCGGCTCAAGTACACAATTCCTGAAGAAGTTGGTATCGATAGCCGCTACCTGGCACAGCAGGTCGATTCGTTGGTGAATGTTGGACTAAGCCAGAAAGCATTTCCGGGTTGCGTGGTACAAATGGCCCGAAACGGCAAAGTCATTTTCCGCAAAGCGTACGGCAAACATACCTACGATGCCTCTTTAGGAGCCGAACCGTTGCCTGTTCAGCTGGATGATCTGTATGACATGGCATCGGTAACGAAGGTCAGCACGTCAACCCCGGCATTGATGCGTCTGGTCGATGAAGGCAAATTCAACCTCGACGGCAAAATGGCCGACTACCTGCCTAGCTTCAAAAAATCGAACAAAGCGGATTTGGTCTGGCGCGATGTGCTGACTCACCAGGCCCGTCTGAAAGCCTGGATTCCGTTCTGGATGGACACCAAAAATCCCGACGGGACCTGGAAACCGAAAACTTTTAAAGCCGAAGAATCAGGTCGCTATCCGATTGAAGTGACCGATAGTTTGTACGAATTCAAGCGATACCCCAAAACGATTTTCCAGCAAATCCGCGATTCACCACTGAACGCCAAGAAAGAGTATGTGTATTCGGACCTTTCGTTCATCCTTTACCCGCAGATCGTGAAGCGGATTACGGGTGTCGATTTTGAAGATTACATTAAAACGACCTTCTATAAACCGCTGGGTGCCACTACGCTTACCTTCCTGCCCCGACGGTATTATTCACTCCAACGCATCGTTCCGACGGAATACGATTCGTTGTTCCGAAAAACGCTCATCTGGGGGCGCGTGCATGATGAAGGCGCAGCAATGCTCAATGGCTTATCGGGCCACGCGGGTTTGTTCGGTTCGGCCAATGATTTGATGAAGGTATACGAGATGTATCGTCAGAAAGGTAGCTATGGTGGCCAGCAATTCATTTCGCAGAAAACGATGGCCGAGTTTACGCGATATCAGTTTCCAGAGTTAGGCAACCGTCGTGGGCTGGGCTTTGATAAACCATCCTTTACCTACACTGGCAATGCGCCAAAATCGGCAACAAAAGCCAGTTTCGGGCACTCGGGCTTTACGGGCACGTTTGTTTGGGTTGAACCCGATCCGGCCTATAACCTAACCTACGTCTTTTTGTGCAACCGAGTTTACCCAACCCGAAATAATCCGAAGCTTGGGAATCTGAATACCCGCACCAATATCGTTGAAGCATTGTATCAGGCAACAAAACGTGGACTGCAATGA
- a CDS encoding porin family protein, with protein MFRSNSLRSAILSFVLVSSCLSSLFAQQRFSVGPRVGLNLSNYWGDADYMKFTPGLSAGAFVMYSSLNHFGISADFLYSQRGTSYNDNTKKFIQRVNYLEIPVVARYFLTLSGNFRPNLFVGPSLGIKMNAKRLKGDYLQGTGPVLNGENSEDFNNLDLGATGGFQLNWGTGSRQHFLIDARYTLGLTDVQTNLPNVWNRRSSLQNSTFTIALGYSFGVGKEYPSRYKR; from the coding sequence ATGTTTCGCTCAAATTCACTACGCTCCGCTATTCTTTCATTTGTTCTTGTTTCTAGCTGTTTATCAAGCCTTTTCGCACAGCAACGCTTTAGCGTTGGGCCACGTGTTGGCTTGAATTTATCTAATTATTGGGGCGATGCCGATTATATGAAATTCACCCCAGGCCTGTCGGCGGGTGCCTTTGTTATGTATAGTTCGCTGAATCATTTCGGTATTTCTGCCGACTTCCTGTATTCGCAACGGGGCACGAGCTACAACGACAATACGAAGAAGTTTATTCAACGCGTCAATTACCTGGAAATTCCGGTTGTTGCCCGCTATTTCCTGACGCTCTCGGGTAATTTCCGACCCAATCTGTTCGTAGGTCCTTCGTTGGGCATCAAAATGAATGCAAAGCGCCTTAAAGGCGACTATCTTCAGGGAACGGGCCCTGTTCTGAATGGAGAAAACAGTGAAGATTTCAATAATCTGGATTTAGGGGCAACTGGTGGCTTTCAACTTAACTGGGGAACGGGTAGCCGTCAGCACTTTCTGATCGACGCTCGGTATACACTAGGCTTAACTGATGTGCAAACCAACTTGCCCAACGTCTGGAACCGACGTAGCTCACTGCAAAACTCGACATTCACCATAGCCCTAGGGTATAGCTTCGGCGTTGGCAAAGAATACCCAAGTCGCTACAAAAGATAA
- a CDS encoding RNA polymerase sigma factor translates to MFLKLFRKPKPSPDRYRSDTADYVAAYRATGDLTILGELYEQHMELIYAVCFNYLRDEDEAKDAVMNLFEQLVTDLRRHDVQQFGPWLHSVARNYCLMQLRKNQAHPKTELVTNATGEVEDEPMLNLRSDDADTLELEEDLTRMESCLKTLPTEQQTCLTLFYMDRKSYTEVAELTGYDLKQVKSYLQNGRRNLKICMSKQSL, encoded by the coding sequence ATGTTTCTGAAACTGTTTCGTAAGCCTAAACCCTCGCCCGACCGCTACCGCAGCGATACTGCTGATTATGTAGCGGCTTATCGTGCCACGGGCGATCTAACCATTTTAGGGGAGCTCTATGAGCAGCACATGGAACTGATTTATGCCGTGTGCTTCAACTACCTGCGCGATGAAGATGAGGCTAAAGATGCGGTCATGAATCTGTTCGAACAGCTTGTAACCGACTTGCGTCGGCATGACGTACAGCAGTTTGGCCCCTGGTTGCATAGTGTAGCCCGCAATTACTGCCTGATGCAACTGCGTAAAAATCAGGCGCATCCTAAAACAGAGCTGGTTACTAATGCCACAGGTGAAGTAGAGGACGAACCAATGCTCAATTTACGAAGTGATGACGCAGATACGCTGGAGCTGGAGGAAGATCTTACCCGTATGGAATCCTGCCTGAAAACACTTCCCACCGAACAACAAACCTGCCTGACCTTGTTTTATATGGATCGAAAAAGCTATACAGAAGTAGCCGAACTGACTGGTTATGACCTAAAACAAGTGAAAAGTTATTTGCAAAATGGTCGGCGAAATTTGAAAATTTGTATGAGTAAACAAAGCTTATGA
- a CDS encoding DUF748 domain-containing protein: MKRTTKIILAIIILLVIARLLLPYFVLRYVNKTLANMGGYTGHVKDIDIQLIRGAYQLDDLRIRKINGKIKEPFLYIPKTDLSIEWKSLLKGRLVSEVECYEPEINFAFSNNAASNQTGAEVDWTAYLKKLLPININRFAVVNGKVKLTSLITQPRADLSLQRFQGEIKNIRNVEEKNKLLPSPVVASGDVLGYGGTMNFSANMNLLKVVPDLDYNLRFSDLQLVKLNPLARQYANLDFERGTVSVYSEMAMLNKKLNGYIKPLTKGMQIFKMNEHDNRSVGRFFTELIAQVGTDVLKNQKHDQVATRIPLNGTIDNIETAIWPTIFGVLRNAYIQAFRGEFDNNITVKDALKSLKDDFKAKREERKTERKEKRAERKAKRQEKRAERKAERQKKK, from the coding sequence TTGAAACGCACAACCAAAATTATACTCGCAATAATCATTCTGCTGGTTATTGCCCGCCTACTACTACCCTATTTCGTACTTCGGTACGTCAATAAAACGCTGGCCAATATGGGCGGCTATACAGGTCATGTCAAAGACATTGATATTCAATTGATTCGGGGCGCTTACCAGCTCGATGATCTTCGCATCCGAAAAATAAACGGCAAGATTAAAGAACCCTTTTTATACATTCCCAAAACAGATCTATCAATCGAATGGAAGTCGCTGCTAAAAGGCCGATTAGTTAGCGAAGTGGAATGTTACGAACCCGAAATCAACTTCGCTTTCAGTAACAATGCAGCCAGCAATCAGACCGGTGCCGAGGTCGACTGGACGGCCTATCTGAAAAAACTGCTGCCGATTAATATCAACCGATTTGCAGTTGTGAATGGTAAGGTGAAGCTAACCAGCCTGATAACCCAACCTCGGGCCGATTTATCCTTGCAGCGGTTTCAGGGAGAAATTAAAAATATCCGCAACGTTGAAGAAAAGAATAAACTACTCCCCTCGCCGGTTGTAGCTTCCGGTGACGTGCTTGGCTATGGCGGAACGATGAATTTTTCGGCCAATATGAATTTGCTGAAAGTTGTTCCTGACTTAGATTACAATCTTCGTTTCAGCGATCTCCAGCTTGTTAAGCTTAACCCCCTTGCCCGCCAGTACGCCAATCTCGATTTTGAGCGAGGTACTGTAAGCGTATATAGCGAGATGGCCATGCTCAACAAAAAACTCAATGGCTACATCAAACCCCTTACCAAGGGCATGCAAATTTTCAAAATGAACGAGCATGACAATCGATCTGTAGGCCGTTTTTTCACCGAACTCATTGCGCAGGTTGGTACCGATGTGCTTAAAAATCAGAAACACGACCAGGTTGCTACACGTATTCCCTTAAACGGAACGATCGATAACATTGAAACAGCTATTTGGCCAACTATTTTCGGTGTTCTACGCAATGCGTACATTCAAGCATTTCGGGGCGAATTTGACAATAACATCACCGTAAAAGACGCCTTAAAGAGTCTTAAAGATGATTTTAAAGCCAAGCGAGAAGAACGGAAGACTGAACGAAAAGAAAAACGAGCCGAGCGAAAAGCCAAACGCCAGGAAAAACGAGCCGAGCGAAAGGCCGAACGTCAGAAGAAAAAATAA
- a CDS encoding pentapeptide repeat-containing protein, with the protein MKTFVTSLLLAVVAMAPTLAQSTIDAKDIIAKINRKEAVSYQNVTVTGDLDLTNLANRKEIREGSWKGDSHEFLSVVDVPLTFKNCTFKGKFLAYHTDEQDGKRIFNTNNTVYNADFTEAVTIEGCTFQDDAAFKYSRFTQRAIFTNNTFSEEAIFKYTKFRNAADFNSSTFRSYADFKYTNFDESSSFQKVSFQRSADFKYTKFDEVTDFRQARFSGNADFKYTHLPRGTNFDDVRFEGSTDFKYTTLDGRKFSPSR; encoded by the coding sequence ATGAAAACCTTCGTTACATCCCTATTACTCGCGGTGGTTGCTATGGCGCCCACATTGGCCCAGTCGACTATTGATGCGAAAGATATTATCGCCAAAATCAACCGTAAAGAAGCTGTTTCTTACCAGAACGTGACCGTTACCGGCGATCTGGATCTGACCAACTTAGCTAACCGGAAAGAGATACGGGAAGGAAGCTGGAAAGGCGATTCGCATGAATTTTTAAGCGTAGTTGACGTGCCGCTTACGTTCAAAAACTGCACCTTCAAAGGCAAATTCCTGGCTTATCACACTGACGAACAGGATGGTAAGCGGATTTTCAATACCAACAATACGGTTTACAACGCCGATTTTACCGAAGCCGTAACCATTGAAGGCTGCACGTTCCAAGACGATGCGGCATTCAAATATTCGCGATTCACGCAGCGGGCTATTTTCACCAACAATACCTTTAGCGAAGAAGCCATCTTTAAGTATACCAAGTTCCGTAACGCAGCCGATTTCAACAGTTCGACCTTCCGGAGCTATGCCGATTTCAAGTACACCAACTTCGATGAATCGTCCTCTTTTCAGAAAGTATCGTTTCAACGGTCCGCTGATTTTAAATACACCAAGTTCGATGAAGTAACCGATTTCCGTCAGGCGCGTTTTTCAGGTAATGCCGATTTCAAATACACGCATCTGCCACGTGGTACCAACTTCGACGATGTTCGCTTCGAAGGCTCCACCGATTTTAAATACACGACACTCGACGGCCGTAAATTCTCACCAAGCCGATAG
- a CDS encoding SDR family oxidoreductase yields the protein MNVFVTGASGFVGSAIVNELIGAGHSIVGLARSEASANKLLAAGARVHRGDLQDLDSLRDGATGADGVIHAGFVHDFSRFEEVCEIDRIAIETMGAVLASSNRPFIVTSGTALVRPGVLATEDMSNQPDPARFPRVSESAGLAFAVQGVRATAIRLSPSVHGEGDAHGFIPILINIARQKGVAAYIGEGLNRWNAVHRLDAAHLYRLALEHGEAGARYHAVGDEAITLRAIAEAIGKKLNIPTVSISPEEAPAHFGWFAAFAAVDCPASSQITQERLDWHPVGPSLLDDLAGSVYFS from the coding sequence ATGAACGTATTTGTCACGGGAGCCTCAGGATTTGTTGGCTCTGCTATTGTTAACGAATTGATCGGTGCTGGTCACAGCATAGTAGGCCTGGCCCGTTCCGAAGCCTCTGCCAATAAACTTCTGGCAGCGGGTGCCAGGGTTCATCGGGGAGATTTGCAGGACCTGGATAGTTTGCGCGACGGCGCAACTGGTGCAGATGGCGTAATTCATGCAGGATTTGTCCACGACTTTTCTCGGTTTGAAGAAGTTTGCGAAATAGATCGCATTGCTATCGAAACCATGGGCGCGGTATTGGCTAGTTCAAACCGACCATTTATTGTTACGTCGGGTACTGCATTAGTACGTCCTGGCGTCCTGGCCACCGAAGACATGAGCAACCAGCCTGACCCTGCAAGATTTCCACGCGTTTCAGAATCTGCCGGTCTGGCCTTTGCTGTACAAGGCGTGCGTGCCACAGCTATCCGGCTATCTCCATCCGTTCATGGCGAAGGCGATGCGCATGGTTTTATCCCGATTCTTATTAACATTGCCCGCCAGAAAGGCGTAGCTGCGTACATTGGCGAAGGACTCAATCGCTGGAATGCGGTGCACCGTCTGGATGCCGCTCATTTGTACCGCCTGGCTCTGGAGCATGGCGAAGCAGGAGCCAGATACCATGCCGTTGGTGATGAGGCCATTACCTTGAGAGCCATTGCCGAAGCGATAGGGAAAAAACTAAATATTCCAACCGTATCCATATCACCCGAAGAGGCACCGGCGCATTTCGGCTGGTTTGCTGCCTTTGCGGCTGTAGATTGCCCGGCCTCTAGCCAAATCACTCAGGAGCGCTTGGACTGGCATCCTGTGGGTCCATCACTGCTCGATGATCTTGCAGGCAGTGTCTATTTTAGTTAA
- a CDS encoding helix-turn-helix domain-containing protein encodes MNRQLIRVKTISEFHRMAGLPRPEHPLISVIDLETLRRPLAEGSFTRVFDFYSISLKKNFHVKMVYGQQPHDFEDGVLHFMAPGQVLTVEFEKNQVHNPSGWMILFHPDLLWNTPLAKAIKQYAYFDYAVNEALHLSEKEESMLTGIAKYMEQEYHTNIDRFSQSVIIAQLELLLTYADRFYQRQFITRKVSSHQILTRLEELLSQYFSSGALAEQGLPTVAYIADELHVSPNYLSGLLKSLTGLSTQQHLHDKLIELAKEKLSTTNLSVSEIAYELGFEHLASFSKLFKTKTNLSPLEFRQSFN; translated from the coding sequence ATGAACAGGCAGCTCATCCGCGTCAAGACCATTAGCGAGTTTCACCGTATGGCAGGTTTGCCACGGCCGGAACATCCACTTATCAGCGTTATCGATCTTGAAACGTTGAGACGCCCGTTGGCAGAAGGCTCCTTCACGCGAGTATTTGATTTTTACTCGATCTCCTTGAAGAAGAACTTTCACGTCAAAATGGTGTATGGGCAACAGCCGCACGACTTTGAGGATGGCGTGTTACATTTTATGGCACCCGGTCAGGTGCTGACCGTAGAATTTGAAAAGAATCAGGTACATAACCCTTCTGGATGGATGATTTTATTCCATCCAGATCTGTTGTGGAATACGCCACTGGCTAAAGCCATCAAACAGTATGCGTATTTTGACTACGCCGTCAACGAAGCGCTGCATCTTTCGGAGAAAGAAGAATCGATGCTGACGGGAATAGCCAAATACATGGAGCAGGAGTACCATACCAATATTGATCGGTTCAGTCAGAGCGTGATTATTGCCCAGTTGGAATTGCTATTGACTTACGCTGATCGATTCTACCAACGCCAGTTTATTACCCGTAAGGTATCGAGCCACCAGATATTGACCCGTTTGGAAGAGCTGTTGAGCCAATACTTTAGCAGTGGCGCTTTAGCCGAACAGGGCTTGCCAACGGTTGCCTACATTGCTGATGAGTTGCATGTATCGCCCAATTATTTGAGTGGGCTGCTCAAGTCACTGACGGGCCTAAGTACCCAGCAGCATCTGCATGATAAGCTGATCGAACTAGCCAAGGAGAAGTTATCGACTACGAATTTGTCTGTCAGTGAAATTGCGTACGAACTTGGGTTTGAGCACCTGGCGTCATTCAGTAAGCTCTTTAAAACCAAGACGAACCTATCGCCACTGGAATTCAGGCAGTCATTCAATTGA
- a CDS encoding PD-(D/E)XK nuclease-like domain-containing protein, with the protein MQTSPISIQTVQSQPLYTQGDFYRALPRVSNSDLTRLKEEHLGYWSTPSTRFIAEKTKVFGRAFHQHLLEPETVGTVLSQFLPDMIDSSNQVDANTLAPAQAKQLQTLMHTIRQDAFCRRYLRQSERERVVLSTEPTTGIACKARLDLVYTSPKRRNALIIDLKTTSARTQAQFLESCYTYDYDRQAAFYVDNLRHADNGEWDTTRQFRFVFIGIMKQRPHKLFAVDATSIPGFLDYGRKKYRFWLRKWQEEQTRPDLVPSAWSMSA; encoded by the coding sequence ATGCAGACCTCCCCTATTTCGATACAAACGGTTCAATCACAACCTTTATACACACAAGGCGACTTTTATCGGGCACTGCCACGGGTGTCGAACTCGGATTTAACCCGCCTGAAAGAAGAGCATCTAGGCTATTGGTCTACGCCTTCAACCCGGTTTATAGCCGAAAAGACCAAAGTATTTGGCCGAGCGTTTCACCAGCATTTACTGGAGCCCGAAACCGTTGGCACTGTGTTATCTCAATTTTTGCCGGATATGATCGACTCGTCAAACCAGGTCGATGCAAATACGCTGGCTCCTGCTCAGGCAAAACAACTCCAGACACTCATGCATACGATTCGGCAGGATGCTTTCTGCCGTCGGTATCTGCGTCAGTCCGAGAGGGAGCGCGTTGTTTTGTCAACCGAACCCACAACGGGTATTGCCTGTAAAGCCCGTTTAGATTTGGTATACACCAGCCCTAAACGTCGGAATGCGCTGATCATCGATCTGAAAACAACGTCTGCCCGAACACAGGCGCAGTTTCTGGAATCGTGCTATACCTACGATTACGATCGGCAGGCCGCTTTTTATGTAGACAATCTGCGTCATGCCGACAATGGTGAGTGGGACACAACCCGCCAGTTTCGGTTTGTATTTATTGGCATCATGAAACAGCGTCCTCACAAGCTTTTTGCGGTCGATGCTACGTCTATTCCCGGCTTTCTGGATTATGGGCGCAAAAAATACCGTTTCTGGCTGCGTAAGTGGCAGGAAGAACAAACCCGACCGGATCTTGTGCCTTCTGCCTGGAGTATGAGTGCGTAA